One genomic region from Solwaraspora sp. WMMD792 encodes:
- a CDS encoding GNAT family N-acetyltransferase, protein MTQHVAHTAELPPLVLYQLLKLRVDVFVVEQRCAYPELDGRDVEPDARQLWLTRGDTVVACLRLLDEPGGGAEPTARIGRVAVAAAERGRGHAGRLVEAALRLAAGRPCVLDAQAHLTGLYARYGFVVVGPEYLEDGIWHAPMRRPAGPDGALGGT, encoded by the coding sequence CTGACGCAGCACGTCGCGCATACCGCCGAACTGCCGCCGTTGGTGCTGTACCAGCTGCTCAAGCTGCGGGTCGACGTGTTCGTGGTGGAGCAGCGGTGCGCGTACCCGGAGCTGGACGGCCGCGACGTCGAGCCGGACGCCCGCCAACTGTGGCTGACCCGGGGTGACACGGTGGTGGCCTGCCTACGGCTGCTCGACGAACCGGGCGGCGGCGCGGAGCCCACGGCCAGGATCGGCCGGGTGGCCGTCGCCGCCGCCGAACGCGGCCGGGGTCACGCCGGCCGGCTCGTCGAGGCGGCGCTGCGGCTCGCCGCGGGACGGCCCTGCGTGCTCGACGCCCAGGCCCACCTGACCGGGCTGTACGCGCGGTACGGGTTCGTCGTCGTCGGACCGGAATACCTTGAGGACGGCATCTGGCACGCGCCGATGCGCCGTCCGGCAGGTCCGGACGGCGCACTCGGCGGGACCTGA
- the msrB gene encoding peptide-methionine (R)-S-oxide reductase MsrB, with the protein MTDEMTSLPRTDEQWRARLNPEEFRVLRQSGTEAPWSGEYVETTTVGTYHCRACDTPLFTSDTKFDSHCGWPSFDEALPGSVRYIEDRSHGMVRTEVRCATCDSHLGHRFDGERYTPRNARYCMNSVALRLEPATDATRS; encoded by the coding sequence ATGACAGACGAGATGACGTCCCTGCCCCGTACCGACGAGCAGTGGCGGGCGCGGCTCAACCCCGAGGAGTTCCGGGTGCTGCGTCAGTCCGGCACCGAGGCGCCCTGGTCCGGCGAGTACGTCGAGACCACGACGGTCGGCACGTACCACTGCCGGGCCTGCGACACGCCGCTGTTCACCAGTGACACCAAGTTCGACTCGCACTGTGGCTGGCCGAGCTTCGACGAGGCGCTGCCCGGGTCGGTGCGCTACATCGAGGACCGCTCACACGGCATGGTCCGCACCGAGGTGCGCTGCGCCACCTGCGACTCGCACCTCGGGCACCGGTTCGACGGCGAGCGGTACACCCCCCGCAACGCCCGCTACTGCATGAACTCGGTAGCGCTGCGGCTGGAGCCGGCGACCGACGCCACCCGGAGCTGA
- the ligD gene encoding non-homologous end-joining DNA ligase → MTGQSRSSRAATTVEVAGHQVRLSSPDRVCFPGPGYTKRDVFDYYLAVGDGILRALRDRPTTLQRFPDGVDGEMFFQKRVPARGVPPWLRTAQIKFPSGRTADELCPADLAHVAWAAQMGTVVFHPWPVRSGDVDRPDELRIDLDPQPGTDFADAVAAAGEVRAILDELGAIGYPKTSGGRGVHIYLRIQPRWLFTEVRRAVIAFAREVQRRRPDLVTTSWWKEERGRKVFIDYNQMARDRTIACAYSLRANARATVSTPVTWDELTRVEPDDFDLRTVPPRLAAVGDPHAGIDDTPWDITPLLEWADRDDRDGAGDMPYPPDHPKMPGEPMRVQPSRARPVPGD, encoded by the coding sequence GTGACAGGGCAGAGCCGGAGTTCCCGGGCCGCGACCACCGTCGAAGTGGCCGGCCACCAGGTGCGGCTGAGCAGCCCGGACCGGGTGTGCTTCCCCGGGCCGGGGTACACCAAGCGGGACGTGTTCGACTACTACCTGGCCGTCGGCGACGGCATCCTGCGCGCGCTGCGCGACCGCCCCACCACGCTGCAGCGGTTCCCGGACGGCGTCGACGGCGAGATGTTCTTCCAGAAGCGCGTGCCGGCCCGGGGCGTGCCGCCGTGGCTGCGTACCGCCCAGATCAAGTTTCCCAGCGGCCGTACCGCCGACGAACTCTGCCCGGCGGATCTGGCCCACGTCGCCTGGGCCGCGCAGATGGGCACCGTGGTGTTCCACCCCTGGCCGGTCCGTTCCGGTGACGTGGACCGGCCGGATGAGCTGCGGATCGATCTGGACCCGCAGCCGGGCACCGACTTCGCCGACGCGGTGGCGGCGGCGGGCGAAGTCCGGGCGATTCTCGACGAGCTCGGCGCCATCGGTTACCCGAAGACTTCCGGCGGCCGCGGGGTGCACATCTATCTGCGGATCCAGCCGCGCTGGCTGTTCACCGAGGTCCGTCGGGCGGTGATCGCGTTCGCCCGCGAGGTGCAGCGCCGCCGGCCCGACCTGGTCACCACGTCCTGGTGGAAGGAGGAGCGGGGGCGCAAGGTCTTCATCGACTACAACCAGATGGCCCGGGACCGGACCATCGCCTGTGCCTACTCACTGCGGGCGAACGCCCGCGCCACCGTCTCCACCCCGGTCACCTGGGACGAGTTGACCCGGGTCGAGCCGGATGACTTCGACCTGCGCACCGTACCGCCCCGGCTGGCCGCCGTCGGCGACCCGCACGCCGGGATCGACGACACGCCGTGGGACATCACTCCGCTGCTGGAGTGGGCCGACCGGGACGACCGCGACGGCGCCGGTGACATGCCGTACCCACCGGACCATCCGAAGATGCCCGGCGAACCGATGCGGGTGCAGCCGTCCCGGGCCCGTCCGGTGCCCGGCGACTGA
- a CDS encoding S1C family serine protease: protein MTSGYDDPRSTNGYDDPRSVAAPDIAGPRHAAPEAHTLPAAHTVEDAYAADKDHADAYAAEQAHAAGEPPSAPETSTSWSPAGATSDRPGSWAPPADQLRRVTPVRRGWPGVTALLLVLLLAGLSGFQTHQIRQLTTRLAEVDQRLARAQGADADRFELVEARAAELERQVGAAFDPEAIATAVLPSVFRVSAGRFTGTAFAVGESADGGTNLLTNYHVVEPSYLAGNRRVFLERDGERIEAAVVAVDEDSDVAQLRTDRSFPGLPPAPDEVKSGQQIVVVGAPLGLVDSVTTGVVSALRDADDSTGPVIQFDAPINPGNSGGPVINSGKQVVGIATAKARDAEGIGLAVPIRTACDVFEIC from the coding sequence ATGACCAGTGGGTACGACGATCCGCGCTCCACCAATGGGTACGACGATCCACGCTCCGTCGCTGCCCCCGACATCGCGGGCCCGCGACATGCCGCGCCGGAGGCGCATACGCTGCCGGCGGCCCACACCGTCGAGGACGCCTACGCCGCCGATAAGGATCATGCCGACGCCTACGCCGCTGAGCAGGCTCATGCCGCCGGCGAGCCGCCCTCTGCTCCAGAGACGTCGACGTCCTGGTCGCCGGCCGGCGCGACCTCGGACCGCCCGGGCTCGTGGGCGCCGCCGGCCGACCAGCTCCGCCGGGTCACCCCGGTCCGGCGGGGATGGCCAGGGGTGACCGCGCTGCTGCTGGTCCTGCTCCTGGCCGGCCTGTCGGGTTTCCAGACGCACCAGATCCGCCAGTTGACCACCCGACTCGCCGAGGTCGACCAGCGGCTGGCCCGGGCGCAGGGAGCCGACGCCGATCGCTTTGAGCTGGTCGAGGCGCGCGCCGCCGAGCTGGAACGGCAGGTCGGCGCGGCCTTCGACCCCGAGGCGATCGCCACGGCGGTGCTGCCCAGCGTCTTCCGGGTCAGCGCCGGGCGGTTCACCGGCACGGCCTTCGCGGTGGGCGAGTCAGCCGACGGCGGCACCAATCTGCTGACCAACTACCACGTCGTCGAGCCCAGCTATCTGGCCGGCAACCGGCGCGTCTTCCTGGAGCGCGACGGTGAACGAATCGAGGCCGCAGTCGTCGCGGTGGACGAGGACAGCGACGTGGCGCAACTGCGGACCGACCGTTCCTTCCCCGGCCTGCCGCCAGCTCCCGACGAGGTCAAGTCCGGTCAGCAGATCGTGGTCGTCGGGGCCCCGCTCGGGCTCGTCGACTCGGTGACCACCGGGGTGGTCAGCGCGTTGCGGGACGCCGACGACAGCACCGGCCCGGTCATCCAGTTCGACGCTCCGATCAACCCCGGCAACTCGGGCGGGCCGGTGATCAACAGCGGCAAGCAGGTGGTGGGCATCGCCACCGCGAAGGCCCGCGACGCCGAGGGGATCGGGCTGGCTGTGCCGATCCGTACCGCCTGCGACGTGTTCGAGATCTGCTGA
- the hemE gene encoding uroporphyrinogen decarboxylase: protein MTTTTPGNAAHDATPDTPAQAPAPVGPLATSAFVRACRREPVPHTPVWFMRQAGRSLPEYRQLRSGIGMLESCRRPDLVAEITMQPVRRHGVDAAILFSDIVVPVAAAGVELDIVAGTGPVIAEPVRSAADVGRLRRITPDDVGFVDEAVRLLVAALGATPLIGFAGAPFTLASYLVEGGPSRTHGRTKALMYGDPQTWHALCARLAEITLEFLRVQVAAGVAAVQLFDSWAGTLSEADYRRHVLPHSAAVLHGLADAGVPRIHFGVGTAELLKAMGEAGADVVGVDWRTPLDAATARIGPDRAVQGNLDPCLLLAPWPVVRTEVRRVLADGRAAPGHVFNLGHGVLPETDPDVLTRVVELVHETSQR from the coding sequence ATGACCACGACGACGCCGGGCAACGCCGCCCACGACGCGACACCCGACACACCCGCGCAGGCCCCGGCCCCGGTGGGACCGCTGGCCACCTCCGCCTTCGTCCGGGCCTGCCGCCGGGAACCGGTGCCGCACACGCCGGTGTGGTTCATGCGCCAGGCCGGTCGTTCGCTGCCCGAGTACCGCCAGCTGCGCAGCGGCATCGGCATGCTGGAGTCCTGCCGGCGGCCGGACCTGGTCGCCGAGATCACCATGCAGCCGGTACGGCGGCACGGCGTGGACGCCGCGATCCTGTTCAGCGACATCGTCGTCCCGGTGGCGGCGGCCGGCGTCGAATTGGACATCGTCGCCGGCACCGGGCCGGTCATCGCCGAACCGGTCCGCAGCGCTGCCGACGTCGGTCGGCTTCGTCGGATCACCCCGGACGACGTCGGCTTCGTCGACGAGGCGGTTCGGCTGCTCGTCGCCGCGCTCGGTGCGACTCCGCTGATCGGGTTCGCGGGTGCGCCGTTCACCCTGGCCAGCTACCTGGTCGAAGGCGGACCGTCACGTACCCACGGGCGGACCAAGGCCCTGATGTACGGCGATCCGCAGACCTGGCACGCGCTCTGCGCCCGGCTCGCCGAGATCACCCTGGAGTTTCTCCGGGTGCAGGTCGCGGCGGGCGTCGCCGCGGTCCAGCTGTTCGACTCCTGGGCCGGGACGCTCTCCGAGGCCGACTACCGTCGGCACGTCCTGCCGCACTCCGCGGCGGTGCTGCACGGCCTGGCCGACGCCGGAGTGCCCCGGATCCATTTCGGAGTGGGGACCGCCGAACTGCTCAAAGCGATGGGCGAGGCCGGCGCGGACGTGGTCGGGGTGGACTGGCGTACCCCGCTGGACGCCGCGACCGCGCGGATCGGTCCGGACCGTGCCGTGCAGGGCAACCTCGACCCGTGTCTGCTGCTCGCGCCGTGGCCGGTGGTACGCACCGAGGTCCGGCGGGTACTGGCCGACGGGCGCGCCGCCCCCGGACACGTGTTCAACCTCGGTCACGGGGTGCTGCCGGAGACCGACCCCGACGTGCTGACCAGGGTCGTCGAGTTGGTGCACGAGACGTCGCAGCGCTGA
- a CDS encoding DUF3000 domain-containing protein, with protein MAPLTALPEAFHRAVAGLRAVTPREEIQIEEVGAPQRLAPYAFALSATVLRGSDEVATGRLVLLHDPDGHDAWQGTLRLVTYVTADLEVDLVADPLLPTVGWTWLTDALEVHGAAYGALGGTVTQTCSTRFGELAGPPAGGDIEIRASWTPSTTGLDAHLRAWCDLLASTAGLPPPGVTVLPGRRRSAGTA; from the coding sequence ATGGCCCCCCTTACCGCGTTGCCCGAGGCGTTCCACCGCGCCGTCGCCGGACTGCGCGCGGTGACCCCCCGGGAGGAGATCCAGATCGAGGAGGTCGGCGCCCCCCAGCGGCTGGCCCCCTACGCGTTCGCGTTGAGCGCCACGGTGCTGCGTGGCTCGGACGAGGTGGCCACCGGACGGTTGGTCCTGCTGCACGACCCGGACGGACACGACGCCTGGCAGGGCACCCTGCGCCTGGTGACCTACGTCACCGCCGACCTGGAGGTTGACCTGGTCGCGGACCCACTGCTGCCGACCGTCGGCTGGACCTGGTTGACCGATGCGTTGGAGGTGCACGGCGCCGCCTACGGCGCGCTGGGCGGCACGGTGACCCAGACCTGCTCCACCCGGTTCGGCGAGCTGGCCGGCCCGCCCGCGGGTGGCGACATCGAGATCCGCGCCTCGTGGACGCCGTCGACCACTGGGCTCGACGCCCATCTGAGGGCCTGGTGTGACCTACTGGCGTCGACCGCCGGTCTGCCGCCGCCGGGGGTGACGGTGCTGCCGGGCCGGCGGCGGTCGGCCGGCACGGCCTGA
- a CDS encoding Prokaryotic metallothionein translates to MATCEVCGNDYWLAFDIRTVSGDTYTFDSFECAIQLLAPICEHCQCKIVGHGVEVSGRFFCCAHCARAVDQEQGAEVRDAVGSRPG, encoded by the coding sequence ATGGCGACCTGTGAGGTCTGCGGCAACGACTACTGGCTGGCGTTCGACATCCGGACGGTCAGCGGGGACACCTACACCTTCGACTCGTTCGAGTGCGCGATCCAACTGCTCGCGCCGATCTGCGAGCACTGCCAGTGCAAGATCGTCGGGCACGGGGTCGAGGTGTCCGGACGGTTCTTCTGCTGCGCCCACTGTGCCCGGGCAGTCGACCAGGAGCAGGGTGCCGAGGTCCGCGACGCGGTCGGCAGCCGGCCGGGCTGA
- a CDS encoding ATP-dependent DNA ligase produces MTFPIALPIEPMLAKPVATLPVAAGMSYEPKWDGYRCVIFRDGDQVELASRGGKTLTRYFPEVIEQARQQLPPRIVVDGELVVIRPETGRSRLDFDLLGQRIHPAASRVRLLAEQTPASFVAFDLLALGDEVLLDEPFTTRRARLTDALAAVTAPVHLTPVTTDPDTARRWFEIFEGAGLDGVIAKPAELRYEPGKRTMFKVKHGRTADVVVAGFRWHKSGPVVGSLLLGLFDDAGVLHHVGVSASFTAARRAELVDELAPLRTTAADHPWGSGDDGSGQRIPGAPSRWSGGKNLEWQPLRPELVAEVAYDAMEGDRFRHTARFQRWRTDREPASCRYDQLDRPVRFDVDRVLAGDPTSQQ; encoded by the coding sequence GTGACTTTCCCGATCGCCCTACCGATCGAGCCGATGCTGGCGAAACCGGTCGCGACGCTGCCGGTCGCCGCCGGGATGAGCTACGAGCCCAAGTGGGACGGCTACCGCTGTGTCATCTTCCGTGACGGTGATCAGGTCGAGCTGGCCAGTCGCGGCGGAAAGACGCTGACCAGGTATTTTCCCGAGGTCATCGAGCAGGCCCGGCAGCAGTTGCCGCCCCGGATCGTGGTGGACGGCGAGTTGGTGGTGATCCGGCCGGAGACCGGGCGGTCCCGGCTCGACTTCGACCTGCTCGGCCAGCGGATCCATCCGGCGGCCTCCCGGGTGCGGCTGCTCGCCGAGCAGACCCCGGCCTCCTTCGTCGCCTTCGACCTGCTGGCGCTGGGCGACGAGGTGCTGCTCGACGAGCCGTTCACCACCCGCCGGGCCCGGCTGACCGACGCGCTGGCGGCGGTCACCGCACCGGTTCATCTGACCCCGGTGACCACCGACCCGGACACCGCCCGCCGCTGGTTCGAGATCTTCGAAGGCGCCGGCCTCGACGGCGTCATCGCCAAGCCGGCCGAGCTGCGCTACGAGCCCGGGAAAAGGACGATGTTCAAGGTCAAGCACGGGCGGACCGCCGACGTGGTCGTCGCCGGCTTCCGCTGGCACAAGTCCGGCCCGGTGGTCGGGTCACTGCTGCTCGGGCTCTTCGACGATGCCGGGGTGCTGCACCACGTCGGCGTGTCTGCGTCGTTCACCGCCGCCCGGCGCGCGGAGCTCGTCGACGAGCTGGCGCCATTGCGCACCACTGCAGCGGACCACCCGTGGGGGTCGGGTGACGACGGCTCCGGCCAGCGGATTCCGGGCGCGCCGAGCCGGTGGAGCGGCGGCAAGAATCTCGAGTGGCAGCCGCTGCGGCCCGAACTGGTCGCCGAGGTCGCCTACGACGCGATGGAGGGCGACCGGTTCCGGCACACCGCACGGTTCCAACGCTGGCGTACCGACCGGGAGCCGGCCTCCTGCCGGTACGACCAGCTGGACCGGCCGGTCCGGTTCGACGTGGACCGGGTGCTGGCCGGCGACCCGACCAGCCAGCAGTGA
- the hemG gene encoding protoporphyrinogen oxidase, whose amino-acid sequence MQQPWRIAVVGGGIAGLAAALRLRDRAPAGTRITVYEQSDELGGKLRTREFAGLPVERGAEAFLMRDPAGGDSAAVALARRVGLGDHLRHPAVGQAALARDGQFVPLPAGTLIGVPGDLAAVARVARAEPERDADQGRPLLQPDEDVAVGELVRRRLGDEVVEQLVDPMLGGVYAGRADTLSLATTIPGLATAARTEHTLVAAVRAALAARPPAAGAPVFATVDGGLSRLVAAVRAALSAADGAAEVRLRTSAVVRELVASAGGWRLTVGPTRSTERVDVDAVVLAVPARPAARLLAAVDAAAAVRVGALEYASIALVTLAVPRPQLPEISGFLVPATERTMTKAVTLFSTKWTQLRRSDGLAVVRASVGRHGDERLLQRSDDELVDAVRTELTRLTGVRPPAAVQSHVQRWGGALPQYPPGHLSRVAAARRSLRATGRRLALAGAAYDGIGIPVCVRSGENAADEILTNLEGVRR is encoded by the coding sequence ATGCAGCAACCGTGGCGGATCGCCGTGGTGGGTGGCGGGATCGCCGGGCTGGCCGCGGCGTTGCGGCTGCGCGACCGGGCACCCGCAGGGACCCGGATCACGGTCTACGAGCAGTCCGACGAGCTGGGCGGCAAGCTGCGTACCAGGGAATTCGCCGGGCTGCCGGTGGAACGCGGCGCCGAGGCGTTCCTGATGCGGGATCCGGCCGGCGGCGACTCCGCCGCAGTCGCGCTGGCCCGTCGAGTCGGCCTCGGCGACCACCTGCGGCACCCGGCGGTCGGCCAGGCGGCGCTGGCCCGGGACGGACAGTTCGTCCCGCTACCCGCCGGGACGCTGATCGGCGTGCCCGGCGACCTCGCGGCGGTGGCCCGGGTGGCCCGCGCCGAACCGGAGCGCGACGCCGACCAGGGCCGGCCGTTGCTGCAGCCGGACGAGGACGTCGCCGTCGGTGAGCTGGTTCGTCGGCGGCTGGGTGACGAGGTCGTCGAGCAACTGGTCGACCCGATGCTCGGCGGGGTGTACGCGGGTCGGGCCGACACCTTGTCGTTGGCCACCACCATCCCAGGGCTGGCGACGGCGGCCCGCACGGAACACACCCTGGTCGCGGCGGTCCGCGCGGCGCTGGCCGCCCGGCCACCGGCCGCCGGCGCGCCGGTGTTCGCCACCGTCGACGGCGGGCTGAGCCGACTGGTGGCGGCGGTCCGGGCCGCGTTGTCGGCCGCCGACGGCGCAGCCGAGGTCCGGCTGCGGACCTCGGCGGTGGTGCGGGAGTTGGTCGCCTCGGCGGGCGGCTGGCGGTTGACCGTCGGTCCGACCCGCAGCACCGAGCGGGTGGACGTCGACGCGGTGGTGCTGGCGGTGCCGGCCCGACCGGCAGCCCGGCTGCTCGCCGCGGTGGACGCCGCCGCGGCGGTCCGGGTCGGCGCGCTCGAGTACGCCAGCATCGCCCTGGTCACCCTGGCGGTGCCGCGGCCGCAGCTACCGGAGATCTCCGGCTTCCTGGTACCGGCGACCGAGCGGACCATGACCAAGGCTGTCACCCTGTTCAGCACCAAGTGGACCCAACTGCGACGGTCGGACGGGCTGGCCGTGGTCCGTGCCTCGGTCGGCCGCCACGGCGACGAGCGGCTGCTGCAACGCTCCGACGACGAGCTGGTCGACGCCGTGCGTACCGAGCTGACCCGGCTCACCGGTGTCCGGCCACCGGCCGCCGTGCAGTCGCACGTGCAGCGGTGGGGTGGCGCGCTGCCGCAGTACCCGCCGGGGCACCTGAGCCGGGTGGCGGCGGCCCGTCGGTCGCTGCGGGCCACGGGGCGGCGGCTGGCGTTGGCCGGCGCGGCCTACGACGGTATCGGCATCCCGGTGTGCGTGCGGTCCGGCGAGAACGCCGCCGATGAGATCCTGACAAACCTGGAAGGGGTACGCCGATGA
- the hemQ gene encoding hydrogen peroxide-dependent heme synthase, producing MSGDEQTNAARLRELNSTIRYTMWSVFRVAERLPALRDDLIGEVESLIGELTAKDVTVRGTYDVAGLRADADIMIWWHAADSDELQDAYGRLRRTALGRHLAPVWSQLALHRPAEFNKSHVPAFLAGEPARAYICVYPFVRSYEWYLLPEAERRAMLAEHGQMARPYPDVRANTVASFALGDYEWMLAFEADELHRIVDLMRDLRASSARRHVRAEVPFFTGRHRTVADLVANLP from the coding sequence ATGAGCGGCGACGAGCAGACCAACGCGGCGCGGTTGCGTGAGCTGAATTCGACGATCCGGTACACCATGTGGTCGGTGTTCCGGGTCGCCGAGCGGCTGCCGGCGCTGCGCGACGACCTGATCGGTGAGGTCGAGTCGCTGATCGGCGAGCTGACCGCCAAGGACGTCACGGTCCGGGGCACCTACGACGTCGCCGGGCTGCGGGCCGACGCCGACATCATGATCTGGTGGCACGCGGCGGACAGCGACGAGCTGCAGGACGCGTACGGGCGGTTGCGCCGTACGGCGTTGGGTCGTCACCTCGCCCCGGTCTGGTCCCAGCTGGCGCTGCACCGCCCGGCCGAGTTCAACAAGAGCCATGTGCCGGCGTTCCTGGCCGGCGAGCCGGCCCGGGCGTACATCTGCGTGTACCCGTTCGTCCGCTCGTACGAGTGGTACCTGCTGCCGGAGGCGGAGCGGCGGGCGATGTTGGCCGAGCACGGGCAGATGGCCCGGCCGTATCCGGACGTCCGGGCGAACACCGTCGCATCCTTCGCACTCGGCGACTACGAGTGGATGCTCGCCTTCGAAGCCGACGAACTGCACCGGATCGTCGATCTGATGCGCGACCTGCGGGCCTCGTCTGCGCGCCGGCACGTCCGCGCGGAGGTGCCGTTCTTCACCGGACGGCACCGTACCGTCGCCGACCTGGTCGCAAATCTGCCCTGA
- a CDS encoding alpha/beta hydrolase, which produces MSRRRWLPTSRRRWLPAVAAALVGLTGCTATPPGPGVPGGSDPSPHWQPCPESTGQRYGQPPEGLRYDCATIDVPVDWAAGPTAGTLPVALIRARSARQQDRIGTLVVNPGGPGVSGVDAAARLALGERLGGLPEAVLRRFDVVGFDPRGVGRSDPVDCVDDSDWDATFGADPDPRDPAAFAEAAALGQRIAAGCAARYGERLTAYSTHQTARDLDAVRAAVGDDRLTFLGYSYGSLLGATYAHLFPHRVRALVLDGAIDPGQDPVAGSLSQAAGFERAFAAFGQWCSGAPADCPISADPAGTLTEAMDRARQAPVTGADGRAATAGWIFYAVVASLYDRSGWPRLGRALAELGDGDPGPVFDLADGYTGRGDDGRYGNLFAANLAVNCADAEVPLGTDEIRQLQQQWRRQHPTFGPALAVGLLACANWPVAPDPYPVGPAVGAAPILVVGTTGDPATPYEQAPRLAESLGTGVLVTHEGDGHTAYPHVACVADVVDAYLIDLTVPDDGLTCSS; this is translated from the coding sequence GTGAGCCGACGCCGCTGGCTGCCCACGAGCCGGCGCCGCTGGCTGCCTGCCGTCGCGGCCGCGCTGGTCGGCCTGACCGGATGTACGGCGACGCCGCCCGGCCCCGGGGTGCCTGGCGGATCCGACCCGTCGCCGCACTGGCAGCCCTGCCCGGAGTCGACCGGGCAGCGGTACGGCCAGCCGCCCGAGGGGCTGCGCTACGACTGCGCCACGATCGACGTACCGGTCGACTGGGCCGCCGGTCCCACCGCCGGCACCCTCCCCGTTGCGCTGATCCGGGCCCGATCGGCCCGGCAGCAGGATCGCATCGGCACCCTGGTGGTCAATCCGGGCGGACCCGGGGTCTCCGGGGTGGACGCCGCCGCCCGGTTGGCGCTGGGCGAACGGCTCGGCGGTCTGCCGGAGGCGGTGCTGCGCCGGTTCGACGTGGTCGGCTTCGACCCGCGTGGGGTGGGCCGCTCCGACCCCGTCGACTGCGTCGACGACAGCGACTGGGACGCCACCTTCGGGGCGGACCCGGACCCCCGTGACCCGGCAGCCTTCGCCGAAGCCGCCGCGCTCGGTCAACGAATCGCGGCCGGCTGCGCGGCGCGCTACGGCGAGCGGCTCACCGCGTACTCCACCCATCAGACGGCCCGTGACCTGGATGCCGTGCGGGCGGCGGTCGGCGACGACCGGCTGACTTTCCTCGGCTACTCGTACGGGAGCCTACTCGGAGCCACCTACGCGCATCTGTTCCCGCACCGGGTCCGCGCGCTGGTGCTGGACGGTGCGATCGACCCCGGGCAGGACCCGGTCGCCGGTTCGCTGAGCCAGGCCGCCGGCTTCGAACGGGCGTTCGCCGCCTTCGGGCAGTGGTGTTCCGGCGCGCCGGCCGACTGCCCGATCAGTGCCGACCCGGCCGGCACGCTGACTGAGGCGATGGACCGGGCCCGGCAGGCACCGGTCACCGGGGCGGACGGCCGGGCGGCCACCGCCGGCTGGATCTTCTACGCGGTGGTCGCCTCGCTGTACGACCGCAGCGGCTGGCCACGGCTGGGCCGGGCGCTGGCCGAGCTGGGCGACGGCGACCCTGGTCCGGTGTTCGACCTCGCCGACGGCTACACCGGTCGTGGCGACGACGGCCGGTACGGCAACCTGTTCGCCGCCAACCTGGCGGTCAACTGCGCCGACGCCGAGGTGCCGCTGGGCACCGACGAGATCCGGCAGTTGCAGCAGCAGTGGCGCCGGCAGCATCCGACGTTCGGTCCGGCGCTCGCCGTCGGCCTGCTGGCCTGCGCCAACTGGCCGGTCGCGCCCGACCCGTACCCGGTCGGGCCGGCGGTCGGTGCCGCGCCGATCCTCGTCGTCGGCACCACCGGTGATCCGGCCACCCCGTACGAGCAGGCACCGCGGTTGGCCGAGTCGCTCGGCACCGGTGTGCTGGTGACCCACGAGGGCGACGGGCACACGGCGTACCCGCACGTGGCTTGCGTGGCCGACGTGGTGGACGCGTACCTGATCGATCTGACGGTGCCCGACGACGGCCTGACCTGCTCGTCCTGA